CCACTATGAAAATGCGTGAAATAGGCTATAGCGAGCAATCACCATCTAAAATCAAAGAAGACCCAACAAAGTGGTTCGAATTACTGCCTGGCTCAAGCAAAAGTGATCTTGCTAATTTTGTTTGCAAGTAATGATAGCCTGATTGTATAAGGGCCGTCAGTTATAAAACAAGAGCATTGCTGATCTATAGGATTATTGGATAAGTTGTTTTACTTTATTTCTATACCACATCCACGCAAGTTGGCTTTAGTCATCTAAGTCTATCTAGACTAAGTATTGACCATTTTTTTGTGAATACAGAATCGCCCATAGTTGTGCTTGTGAACTTCCATCCATGATCAGAAACCCAGTTTAATAGTGCAGGCCCACCTCTGAACATTCCTTCAGAATCAGTAATCGCATAGAGTTCATCAAAATTTGGTTTTATTTTTCTAGCAATCTCTACATTTATATTTATCATTCCTCCTTTTCGCAATGATTCTAAAATAACCGGAATTTCAGATATCTCCGAATCTCGATCCTCAATCTTAACAATTAGGATGCGATAAGAACTATCTATTGCGGCATCGTAAAAGAAAAACATGTTAACCAATAACAGTAAAACAAGCGCATACCAGAGTCTGTTCATTATTTACCCTCTTTCTCAACTCAACAAATCAGCCGATCAAATTCAGGAAAATTTATTCAGTTACACTTTATCCTATCGCTACATATACTCCGACATCTGCGTGCCTCCACATGATTACCTCCAGGGCATGATGCTCTGCAGGTTTCTCTTTGAGCCAAACAAATTTGCTTGTGCCGCTTTGCTTCCAGTTCTCTTTGTCTTCGCTCCTCCTCCCGCTTGCTATTGCTGAGTCGCTCCTCCTCTTGCTCTTTCTGCATTATTTTTTGGTCGATAGCCTGGCTAGTCTGATCAATTAGAGTCTGCATTTCGGAAGAGACCTGATTAAGCTCCTTCCTCATTTCATCTTCTTCGTTAGTTTTATAAGCTAGCAACACATCAAAGCATGCTGATTTGCTATCACATTTACCAATGAATTTGTTTGACCAAAACAGGCCTGTCCGCTCATAGTAATTGCCTTTCCAGATACCCCCGTCTTCATCATTCATCTCTCTCTTACGGAATTCAGCAAGCGGTATTTTTTCGGACCCAAATCCCATTTTGAAACCTTTTTTGAAAGTCCCCTCAAAAACAATTCCATTGGCCCATGTGTATTTTCCTTGGCCGGTACGCTGACCATTTAGCCAATCGCCTTCATAGATATCGCCAGGCCAGTCGGAGTTTTCCCCCCAAATATATTTTCCTCTTCCATGTTGTACACCGGCCTTGAATGAACCCTCGTACTCGTCTCTTCCTCGTGCCACTCCTACTCCATCGGCCAAGCCGTTTTTACAGTCACCACTATAGAACTCCCCATTATCCGGATCGTTCACTTTGCAGTCAAGCAGGCCTGCAGAGTATGAATTTGAAGTCATTATTATGAGGTATAGCACTATAAGTGCCATTCCAATATGTCGAGAATTAATGCTAAATTTCATGCGCGATCTCCTGTGTATTCTTTTGGCTGTCGACAATTTGTAAGCGCCGCCGCCAGCTCCACCAGGGCTGCCAGTCCCCTTGAGGGCTGAGAATTGATTGAGCTCCCTGAGTTTTGGCGCTGTGGCAGCACGTCCGGGCTACTTGCTTCATAACGCCGGATTCAAGTCGCAATTACCCCACGCAGGGCGTTGCCAGAGTCATGTCGCCCGGTACTTCAGTTACTCGCGGAGCCGCCATTGGCCTGCTCGTCCTACAAGGCCTAGGCAGATGTCTAGGCTTCGCGGCCGAGGAGGTTGGTGTAGAGTTGCTTGACGAAATCTGCTGTTGCCATTGAGTCTATTTCCATTTTTAGCGTGAGGTTTGGCGGTAGCTTACCAATCTAAAGTAGCTCGGAGCGTCACCGACTATACATCGTGTTGAATCAGTCGTCTGTAGGCCTTCGCCTACAGGGCTGTAAGCCTAGGCCTACATGGCACAGAATGTTTTTATGCTGGAAAAATGAAACTTATGGTCGATAGGGTAGGTCAGTCCCCGAAAACTCGGTGGCCGTAATACCGAGCCTGCTTCCGAACCAAGGTCCGAAAGGCTTGGAGATGGATGTATATGAGGAGTGTGCCCGTATCCGAGCTAAGTGCTTGTAGAAGAAGGTGAATGGCGGAGAAGGTGGGATTCGAACCCACGGAACTCTTGCGAGTTCACCTGATTTCGAGTCAGGCCCGTTCGACCACTCCGGCACCTCTCCAATAGGTCTCCCACCGGGCATTGCACCAAGGCGGGCAAGAAAAAAGGCCTGACAGCGAGCTGCAAGCCTTCTTCTGTGTCTGGCTCCCCGGGACGGGCTCGAACCGCCGACCTAGTGATTAACAGTCACCCGCTCTACCGACTGAGCTACCGGGGAAAAGAAGGCGGCATTATATAGGGCTTCGGCTTTATGTCAACCGCGTGAAGGCCTTTTCAACCCGGTCCAGGGCCTTTTCCAGGTTGTCCATGCTGGTGGCGATGGACAGGCGGATGTGGCCTGGGGTGCCGAAGGCGGAGCCGGGAATCAGGGCCACGCCGGCCTTTTCGATCAGGTATTCGGCCAGGGCCAGGTCGTCCTTGATGCTGGGGATGTTGTCTATCGCCTCTTGTACGCTGGGGAAGCAGTAGAAGGTGCCGTCCGAGGGCTGGCAGTTGAAGCCGGGGATCCGGTTGAGGCGTTCGACCACGTAGTCGTGGCGTTGTTTGAAGTGGACGATCATTTCGCCGATGCACTCCTGCGGCCCCTCCAGGGCGGCCTGGGCCGCCACCTGGGAGATGGAGGTGGGGTTGGAGGTGCTTTGCGACTGGATCTTGGTCATGGCCTTGATGATTTCCAGCGGGCCGGCGGCATAGCCGATGCGCCAGCCGGTCATGGAGTAGGCCTTGGAGACGCCGTTGAGTACCAGGGTGCGGTCCTTCAGCGCAGGGCAGGCGTTGAGGATGTTGACGAAGGGTGCATCGCCCCAGCGGATGTGCTCGTACATGTCGTCGGTGGCGATGAGCACACGCGGGTGTTCCAGCAGTACCTCACCCAGGGCGAGCAGTTCCTGCTTGCTGTAGGCCATGCCCGAGGGGTTGGAGGGGCTGTTGATGACGAACAGTCGGGTGTTGTGGCTGATCACGGCACGCAGTTGTTGCGGGCTGATCTTGTAGCGCTGGGCGGGGCCGGTTTGTATGTACACGGGGGCGGCACCGGCCAGCAGGCACATATCCGGGTAGGATACCCAATAGGGCGAGGGGATGATCACCTCGTCGCCGGGGTTGAACAGGGCCTGGGCCATGTTGAAGAAGCTTTGCTTGCCACCGCAGGAGACCAGTATTTCTTCTGGCTTGTAGTCCAGCCCGTTGTCGCGCTTGAATTTATCTGCCACCGCCTGTTTGAGTTGCGGGGTGCCGGCCACGGCGGTGTATTTGGTGAAGCCGTCGTTGATGGCCTGGATGGCGGCCTGTTTGATATGCTGCGGGGTGTCGAAGTCCGGTTCACCGGCACCCAGGCCGATGACATCCTGACCGGCGGCGCGCATTTCCGCAGCACGGGCGGTGATCGCCAGGGTGGGCGAGGGTTTGATGGTGGTTACGCGCTGCGATAGCCTGATGGTCATTAGATGATCCCGCTTGCAATCAGGGGGCTGCTTGCCCCGGAAAATTAACGTCTGCTGAGGGGCGCTTAAATCGGCACCTCTGTCTGTTCAGCCCTGCATAATAGCCCAAGACAACTGGCGAGCAGTATAAGGTTCATGACAAAAAAATTCGAGTTGGAAACCCTCTACCGGCCGGCCGGTGATCAGCCAGAGGCCATCGCCCGCCTGCTGGAGGGGTTGCAGGACGGCGAGGCGGGCATGACCCTGCTGGGTGTGACCGGCTCGGGCAAGACCTTCACCATCGCCAACCTGATTGCCCAGACCCAGCGACCGACCCTGATCATGGCGCACAACAAGACCCTGGCGGCACAGCTCTATGGCGAGTTCAAGGCCTATTTTCCCGACAACGCGGTGGAGTATTTCGTCTCCTATTATGATTATTACCAGCCGGAGGCCTATGTGCCGGCCTCGGATACCTTCATCGAGAAGGACTCATCCATCAACGAGCACATCGAGCAGATGCGCCTGTCCGCCACCAAGGCCCTGCTGGAGCGGCCGGACAGCATCATCGTCGCCACCGTCTCCTGTATCTACGGCCTGGGTGACCCGCGCCAGTACCTGAGCATGGTGCTGCATCTGGTGCGCGGCGATCGCTTAGATCAGCGCGCCATGCTGCGCCGCCTGGCGGAGCTGCAGTACACCCGCAACGAGGTTGAGTTGCACCGCGCCACCTACCGGGTACGCGGCGATGTCATCGATATCTACCCGGCGGAATCCGACGGCGAGGCGATCCGCGTTCAGCTGTTCGATGACGAGATCGAGGCCATCGCCGTGTTCGACCCCCTCACCGGCGAGGTGCTGCGCAAGGTGCCGCGCTACACCGTCTATCCCAAGAGCCATTATGTCACCCCACGCGAGACCATCCTGGAGGCCATAGAGCAGATCAAGGTCGAGCTGAAGCAGCGGCTGGACCAGCTGCGCGATCTGAACAAGCTGGTGGAGGCGCAGCGGCTGGAGCAACGTACCCGCTTCGACATCGAAATGATGCTGGAGCTGGGCTACTGCTCCGGGGTGGAGAACTACTCGCGCTATCTGTCCGGCCGCGCCGCCGGCGAGCCGCCGCCGACCCTGTTCGACTACCTGCCGGACAACGCCCTGCTGGTGATCGACGAAAGCCACGTCACCGTGCCGCAGATCGGCGGCATGTTCCGTGGCGACCGCTCGCGCAAGGAAACCCTGGTGGAATACGGCTTCCGCCTGCCCTCGGCGCTGGACAACCGACCCATGCGCTTCGAGGAATTCGAGCGCCGTGCACCTCAAACCATTTATGTCAGCGCCACCCCGCGTGACTACGAAATCCAGCACTCCGGCGCCATTGTCGAGCAGGTGGTGCGCCCCACCGGCCTGGTGGACCCGCAGATCGAGGTGCGCCCGGCGACCACCCAGGTGGACGATCTGCTCTCGGAAATCCACCAGCGTACCGCCCAGGGTGATCGCGTGCTGGTCACCACCCTGACCAAGCGCATGGCCGAGGATCTGACGGATTACCTGATGGAGCACGATGTCAAGGTGCGCTATCTGCACTCGGACATAGATACGGTCGAACGGGTGGAGATCATCCGCGACCTGCGCCTGGGCGAGTTCGACGTGCTGGTGGGCATCAACCTGCTGCGCGAGGGCCTGGACATGCCCGAGGTCTCCCTGGTGGCGATATTGGATGCGGACAAGGAGGGCTTTCTGCGCTCCGAATCCTCACTCATCCAGACCATAGGCCGGGCGGCGCGCAATGTGCGAGGCAAGGCAATCCTCTATGCCGACAAAATCACAGGCTCGATGCAGCGGGCGATGGACGAAACCGAGCGCCGACGAAAGAAGCAGATCGCCCA
This is a stretch of genomic DNA from gamma proteobacterium SS-5. It encodes these proteins:
- a CDS encoding pyridoxal phosphate-dependent aminotransferase; its protein translation is MRLSQRVTTIKPSPTLAITARAAEMRAAGQDVIGLGAGEPDFDTPQHIKQAAIQAINDGFTKYTAVAGTPQLKQAVADKFKRDNGLDYKPEEILVSCGGKQSFFNMAQALFNPGDEVIIPSPYWVSYPDMCLLAGAAPVYIQTGPAQRYKISPQQLRAVISHNTRLFVINSPSNPSGMAYSKQELLALGEVLLEHPRVLIATDDMYEHIRWGDAPFVNILNACPALKDRTLVLNGVSKAYSMTGWRIGYAAGPLEIIKAMTKIQSQSTSNPTSISQVAAQAALEGPQECIGEMIVHFKQRHDYVVERLNRIPGFNCQPSDGTFYCFPSVQEAIDNIPSIKDDLALAEYLIEKAGVALIPGSAFGTPGHIRLSIATSMDNLEKALDRVEKAFTRLT
- the uvrB gene encoding excinuclease ABC subunit UvrB; protein product: MTKKFELETLYRPAGDQPEAIARLLEGLQDGEAGMTLLGVTGSGKTFTIANLIAQTQRPTLIMAHNKTLAAQLYGEFKAYFPDNAVEYFVSYYDYYQPEAYVPASDTFIEKDSSINEHIEQMRLSATKALLERPDSIIVATVSCIYGLGDPRQYLSMVLHLVRGDRLDQRAMLRRLAELQYTRNEVELHRATYRVRGDVIDIYPAESDGEAIRVQLFDDEIEAIAVFDPLTGEVLRKVPRYTVYPKSHYVTPRETILEAIEQIKVELKQRLDQLRDLNKLVEAQRLEQRTRFDIEMMLELGYCSGVENYSRYLSGRAAGEPPPTLFDYLPDNALLVIDESHVTVPQIGGMFRGDRSRKETLVEYGFRLPSALDNRPMRFEEFERRAPQTIYVSATPRDYEIQHSGAIVEQVVRPTGLVDPQIEVRPATTQVDDLLSEIHQRTAQGDRVLVTTLTKRMAEDLTDYLMEHDVKVRYLHSDIDTVERVEIIRDLRLGEFDVLVGINLLREGLDMPEVSLVAILDADKEGFLRSESSLIQTIGRAARNVRGKAILYADKITGSMQRAMDETERRRKKQIAHNLAHNITPKSILKKVTDIMEGAYPGAPLPAKKYAKVAEQVAQFKALSPEQMHKRIRQLEQEMYEKARNLEFEQAARIRDELRELQASGLWV